One stretch of Cellulomonas wangsupingiae DNA includes these proteins:
- a CDS encoding DUF4192 domain-containing protein translates to MEPLVLRLGEPRELLALVPHLLGFRPRDSAVAVSLRGTRGRVGLVARVDLADVGDPVHGAQVARSLASHLARDGARRAVLVVYADGASGGRGSLVATAVGHVAEAFDLPFGGVDVVVVGDGTYRCLGCGPDCCPPGGRPLSDLESTRAGAEMVLAGSVVAPLRDALGQVVRAPGDVRRAVARVRRRRAEAHVRALASGPAAVARWRCEALAAWRALVAARPGKGAGAVTRVALLGRVEAGLADRRVRDAVLVTCLPGAGTLPERALTRAGPDEDAELRAAIGRLVDPDVGEPPDDAARAVQGALEDVVAHGLRGAQAPAWTLLATLAWWQGDGARAAVLLGRALRDDPTYRLAQLLRSALEAGLAPGWARRST, encoded by the coding sequence ATGGAACCCCTCGTCCTCCGGCTCGGTGAGCCCCGTGAGCTGCTCGCCCTCGTCCCTCACCTCCTCGGTTTCCGTCCGCGGGACAGCGCGGTGGCCGTCAGCCTGCGCGGCACCCGGGGGCGGGTCGGGCTCGTGGCCCGGGTCGACCTCGCCGACGTGGGCGACCCCGTCCACGGCGCGCAGGTGGCACGTTCCCTGGCGAGCCACCTGGCCCGCGACGGGGCACGGCGTGCGGTGCTCGTCGTCTACGCCGACGGCGCGTCCGGGGGGCGTGGCAGTCTCGTCGCCACGGCCGTCGGCCACGTCGCCGAGGCGTTCGACCTGCCCTTCGGCGGGGTCGACGTCGTCGTGGTGGGCGACGGGACCTACCGGTGCCTCGGGTGCGGACCGGACTGCTGCCCGCCCGGCGGGCGCCCGCTGAGCGACCTGGAGTCGACGCGCGCGGGTGCCGAGATGGTGCTCGCCGGATCGGTCGTGGCGCCCCTGCGCGACGCGCTCGGCCAGGTGGTGCGGGCGCCGGGTGACGTGCGCCGCGCCGTGGCGCGGGTCCGTCGCCGGCGTGCTGAGGCGCACGTGCGTGCGCTCGCGAGCGGTCCGGCAGCCGTGGCCCGCTGGCGCTGCGAGGCCCTGGCGGCCTGGCGCGCGCTCGTCGCAGCGAGACCGGGGAAGGGCGCCGGGGCGGTCACCCGGGTCGCGCTGCTCGGGCGGGTCGAAGCCGGTCTCGCCGACCGGCGGGTGCGTGACGCGGTGCTCGTGACGTGCCTGCCCGGTGCGGGCACGCTGCCCGAGCGTGCGCTGACGCGTGCGGGCCCGGACGAGGACGCCGAGCTGCGGGCGGCGATCGGGCGTCTCGTCGACCCGGACGTGGGGGAGCCCCCCGACGACGCCGCACGCGCGGTGCAGGGCGCACTCGAGGACGTCGTGGCGCACGGGCTGCGAGGCGCGCAGGCGCCGGCGTGGACGCTGCTCGCGACCCTGGCCTGGTGGCAGGGGGATGGCGCGCGCGCAGCGGTGCTGCTCGGGCGTGCACTGCGGGACGACCCGACGTACCGGCTCGCGCAGCTCCTGCGCAGCGCCCTGGAGGCCGGCCTCGCACCGGGATGGGCGCGTCGGTCGACGTGA
- a CDS encoding polyprenyl synthetase family protein, giving the protein MPTANTALVDRENLREGVDAALARHVASLRETVLAIGPDATPLVDAVERMLAGGKRLRAAFCYWSWRAHGGTPGDEREAAVLRTGAALELFQAAALFHDDVMDDSSTRRGLPTAHRVFADEHRTSQRRGEARRFGDGAAILLGDLALVASDEEMAHALAGLPAPVARAARTVFDLMRTEVTVGQYLDLVAQTMPWGDPADDERRARDVVRTKAARYSVEHPLVLGAALAGADEEALAGCRAVGLPLGEAFQLRDDLLGVLGDPATTGKPTGDDLREGKRTVLVARALALATQAGDTEAAAALARGVGDPGLDADAIAELTALLVRTGAVDEVESLIDELRSETFTQIAARDWPEPARSALVALAHATIDRAA; this is encoded by the coding sequence GTGCCCACCGCGAACACCGCTCTCGTCGACCGTGAGAACCTGCGAGAGGGCGTGGACGCGGCGCTCGCACGGCACGTCGCGTCCCTGCGCGAGACCGTCCTGGCGATCGGCCCGGACGCCACGCCGCTCGTGGACGCGGTCGAGCGCATGCTCGCGGGCGGCAAGAGGCTGCGGGCCGCGTTCTGCTACTGGTCCTGGCGTGCCCACGGGGGCACACCAGGCGACGAGCGCGAGGCCGCCGTGCTGCGCACAGGAGCTGCGCTCGAGCTCTTCCAGGCCGCGGCCCTGTTCCACGACGACGTGATGGACGACTCCAGCACCCGCCGCGGCCTGCCGACCGCGCACCGGGTCTTCGCCGACGAGCACCGCACCTCGCAGCGCCGTGGCGAGGCACGCCGGTTCGGCGACGGCGCCGCGATCCTCCTCGGCGACCTCGCCCTCGTCGCGAGCGACGAGGAGATGGCCCACGCGCTGGCCGGCCTCCCGGCCCCCGTCGCGCGGGCCGCGCGGACGGTCTTCGACCTCATGCGCACCGAGGTGACGGTCGGCCAGTACCTCGACCTGGTCGCGCAGACCATGCCGTGGGGCGATCCGGCCGACGACGAGCGGCGCGCCCGCGACGTCGTGCGCACCAAGGCCGCGCGCTACAGCGTCGAGCACCCGCTCGTGCTCGGGGCAGCGCTGGCGGGGGCCGACGAGGAGGCGCTCGCGGGCTGCCGGGCGGTCGGGCTGCCGCTCGGCGAGGCCTTCCAGCTCCGGGACGACCTGCTCGGGGTGCTCGGAGACCCCGCGACCACCGGCAAGCCCACCGGCGACGACCTGCGGGAGGGCAAGCGCACGGTGCTGGTGGCACGCGCGCTGGCGCTGGCGACCCAGGCGGGCGACACCGAGGCCGCGGCGGCCCTCGCCCGCGGCGTCGGCGACCCCGGCCTCGACGCCGACGCCATCGCCGAGCTCACCGCACTGCTGGTGCGGACCGGCGCGGTCGACGAGGTCGAGTCGCTCATCGACGAGCTGCGCTCCGAGACCTTCACGCAGATCGCGGCGCGCGACTGGCCGGAGCCTGCGCGCAGCGCCCTGGTCGCGCTCGCGCACGCGACGATCGACCGCGCCGCCTGA
- a CDS encoding LysM peptidoglycan-binding domain-containing protein — MSALSTRPRTVARTATGTGATLALATVALAATGTAGHAADYTVQEGDTLTSIARRAGTDVARIAADNALADPSRVRAGQVLRLPEKAAPAPAPAASAATYTVRSGDTVSAVAARHGTSVAAIVAANGLDARAFVRAGQVLTIPGATGAPAPGATPAAAGGAYTVRSGDTVSAIAARHGTTVQAVVAANGLDARATIRAGQTLTVPGAATPAAPPAAPAATGASHTVRAGDTVSALAARHGTTVAAVVAANGLDARATIRTGQTLTIPGAATPAAPATQLVGNTFAGRTYAPQVVDAANQNKATLLATGAPSRAAMQAKVAATAVAMGVDPALAQAVAHQESGFDHTSVSPANAIGTMQVIPSSGEWASQLVGRDLNLLDPDDNVVAGVAILRSLVRTSGDDLPTAIASYYQGASSVKRNGMFSDTRRYVANVQTLMTRFR; from the coding sequence ATGTCCGCACTGTCCACGCGTCCGCGCACCGTCGCGCGCACCGCGACCGGGACGGGTGCCACGCTCGCGCTCGCCACCGTCGCGCTCGCCGCGACCGGCACCGCCGGCCACGCTGCCGACTACACCGTCCAGGAGGGCGACACGCTGACGTCGATCGCCCGCCGCGCGGGCACGGACGTCGCGCGCATCGCCGCCGACAACGCCCTGGCCGACCCCTCGCGGGTCCGCGCCGGGCAGGTGCTGCGCCTTCCCGAGAAGGCCGCCCCGGCGCCCGCGCCCGCAGCATCGGCGGCGACGTACACCGTGCGCAGCGGCGACACGGTCTCGGCCGTCGCCGCCCGGCACGGCACGTCGGTGGCCGCGATCGTCGCCGCGAACGGCCTCGACGCGCGCGCGTTCGTCCGCGCCGGCCAGGTCCTCACGATCCCCGGCGCCACGGGCGCGCCGGCCCCCGGCGCCACGCCGGCCGCCGCCGGCGGGGCGTACACCGTGCGCAGCGGCGACACGGTCTCGGCCATCGCCGCCCGGCACGGCACCACCGTGCAGGCCGTCGTCGCCGCCAACGGACTGGACGCGCGCGCCACCATCCGTGCCGGTCAGACGCTGACCGTCCCCGGTGCCGCGACCCCCGCCGCACCGCCCGCCGCACCGGCCGCGACGGGCGCGAGCCACACGGTGCGCGCCGGCGACACGGTCTCCGCGCTCGCCGCGCGGCACGGCACCACCGTCGCGGCCGTCGTCGCCGCCAACGGGCTCGACGCGCGCGCCACCATCCGCACCGGTCAGACGCTGACGATCCCTGGTGCCGCGACCCCCGCCGCACCGGCCACGCAGCTCGTCGGCAACACGTTCGCGGGCCGGACCTACGCACCGCAGGTCGTCGACGCGGCGAACCAGAACAAGGCGACGCTGCTGGCGACGGGCGCCCCGTCGCGGGCCGCCATGCAGGCGAAGGTCGCCGCGACCGCCGTGGCGATGGGCGTGGACCCCGCGCTCGCGCAGGCCGTGGCCCACCAGGAGTCCGGCTTCGACCACACGTCGGTCTCCCCCGCCAACGCCATCGGCACGATGCAGGTCATCCCGTCGTCCGGGGAGTGGGCGTCCCAGCTCGTCGGACGGGACCTGAACCTCCTCGACCCCGACGACAACGTCGTGGCCGGGGTCGCGATCCTGCGCTCGCTGGTCCGGACGTCGGGCGACGACCTGCCCACCGCGATCGCGTCGTACTACCAGGGCGCGTCCTCGGTGAAGCGCAACGGCATGTTCTCCGACACCCGCCGGTACGTCGCGAACGTCCAGACGCTGATGACGCGCTTCCGCTGA
- a CDS encoding Rv2175c family DNA-binding protein, translating to MSSSSDLDQLVGSWLTLPDVAQMLGVDTGRVRRLLQERRLVGVRRGSPPVLSVPADLLVPGHLANPAAPDVPSDDKPWTVLASLQGTLTVLADDGFSDEETIAWLFAVEDSLGVSPIAALRAGRKTEVRRVAQAML from the coding sequence GTGAGTTCGTCGTCGGATCTTGATCAGCTTGTCGGCTCGTGGCTGACCCTCCCGGACGTGGCGCAGATGCTCGGCGTCGACACCGGCAGGGTGCGTCGCCTCCTGCAGGAGCGCCGCCTCGTCGGCGTGCGGCGCGGCAGCCCGCCGGTGCTCAGCGTGCCCGCCGACCTACTGGTGCCGGGCCACCTCGCCAACCCCGCCGCGCCGGACGTGCCGTCCGACGACAAGCCGTGGACGGTGCTGGCGTCGCTGCAGGGGACCCTCACGGTGCTGGCCGACGACGGCTTCAGCGACGAGGAGACGATCGCCTGGCTCTTCGCCGTCGAGGACTCGCTCGGCGTGTCCCCGATCGCCGCCCTGCGGGCGGGACGCAAGACCGAGGTGCGCCGGGTCGCCCAGGCGATGCTGTAG
- the pknB gene encoding Stk1 family PASTA domain-containing Ser/Thr kinase → MGTTVTDPLVGRLVDGRYEVVSRIARGGMATVYLAIDRRLDREVALKVMHPHLAEGAAGGAFVARFRREARAAARLTHPGLVGVFDQGLDGETSYLTMEYVDGTNLRRRIAEEGALRVGEALRVTECVLDALAAAHRTDLVHRDVKPENVLIASDERVRVADFGLARAVTEVTSTTTGTVLGTVAYLAPELVRHGTGDARTDVYATGVMLFEMLTGRQPFTGETPIQVAFQHVSSELPAPSTLVDWLPSEIDELVGALAAHDADDRPVDAGAALQLVRRTRAALDGITLDRRADVPPTVALPSATDPSDADALAQGDEDTPEGDDDGATTRVPVGDHARGGTVALPIGLGVVAEPEARPETSRRRWVLPVAVVAVLALLGLGTWWYLEVGPGAYTAVPAVVEQTEADAVAEIEAAGLRHTRAEAFHDDVPVGSVLATDPGPGEPVRKDGSVTYTVSKGPDLVLVPDGVVGAMQADAEAALEGADLAVEYGDESYHDEAPAGQVLSATVPGGDAAEPGAEVKRGSTVTLVVSRGPAPVTVTSVVGITVEAAQDQLTPDALTVEATEAHHDTVPAGRIIDQTPSAGETAHRGDVVTVTVSAGPEPVVVPNVVQTDFAQAKQQLEAAGFKVDRKNSWGGLIGRVVAQSVDGGQTAPKGATITLTVV, encoded by the coding sequence GTGGGAACCACTGTCACCGATCCGCTCGTGGGCCGCCTGGTCGACGGGCGGTACGAGGTCGTCTCCCGCATCGCACGGGGCGGCATGGCGACGGTGTACCTGGCGATCGACCGCCGCCTCGACCGTGAGGTGGCGCTCAAGGTCATGCACCCCCACCTCGCCGAGGGCGCGGCCGGTGGGGCGTTCGTCGCGCGCTTCCGCCGCGAGGCGCGCGCGGCCGCCCGCCTGACGCACCCCGGGCTCGTCGGGGTCTTCGACCAGGGCCTCGACGGCGAGACCAGCTACCTGACGATGGAGTACGTCGACGGGACCAACCTGCGGCGCCGGATCGCCGAGGAGGGCGCGCTGCGCGTCGGTGAGGCGCTGCGGGTCACGGAGTGCGTGCTCGACGCCCTCGCGGCGGCGCACCGCACCGACCTCGTGCACCGCGACGTGAAGCCGGAGAACGTCCTCATCGCGTCGGACGAACGCGTCCGCGTCGCCGACTTCGGCCTCGCCCGCGCGGTCACGGAGGTCACGTCGACCACCACCGGGACGGTGCTCGGGACCGTCGCCTACCTCGCGCCCGAGCTCGTCCGGCACGGCACGGGCGACGCACGCACCGACGTGTACGCGACCGGGGTCATGCTCTTCGAGATGCTGACGGGCCGGCAGCCGTTCACCGGCGAGACGCCCATCCAGGTCGCGTTCCAGCACGTGAGCTCGGAGCTCCCGGCGCCGTCCACCCTCGTCGACTGGCTGCCGTCCGAGATCGACGAGCTGGTCGGCGCGCTCGCGGCGCACGACGCCGACGACCGCCCTGTCGACGCCGGCGCGGCGTTGCAGCTCGTGCGCCGGACCCGCGCCGCGCTCGACGGGATCACGCTCGACCGCCGTGCCGACGTCCCCCCGACCGTCGCGCTGCCGAGCGCGACCGACCCGTCCGACGCCGACGCGCTCGCGCAGGGCGACGAGGACACCCCCGAAGGCGACGACGACGGTGCGACGACGCGCGTCCCCGTCGGTGACCACGCCCGCGGCGGGACGGTCGCCCTGCCCATCGGCCTGGGTGTCGTGGCCGAGCCCGAGGCACGACCCGAGACGTCCCGGCGCCGGTGGGTGCTCCCGGTGGCGGTCGTCGCCGTGCTCGCCCTGCTCGGCCTGGGGACGTGGTGGTACCTCGAGGTCGGCCCTGGTGCCTACACCGCCGTCCCGGCGGTCGTCGAGCAGACCGAGGCCGACGCGGTCGCCGAGATCGAGGCGGCCGGCCTGCGGCACACCCGGGCCGAGGCGTTCCACGACGACGTGCCCGTGGGGTCGGTCCTCGCCACGGACCCCGGACCGGGAGAGCCCGTCCGCAAGGACGGCTCGGTCACGTACACGGTCTCGAAGGGTCCAGACCTCGTCCTCGTGCCCGACGGCGTCGTGGGTGCCATGCAGGCGGACGCGGAGGCCGCGCTCGAGGGTGCGGACCTCGCCGTCGAGTACGGCGACGAGAGCTACCACGACGAGGCGCCCGCCGGTCAGGTCCTCAGCGCCACGGTCCCGGGCGGCGACGCCGCGGAGCCGGGCGCCGAGGTCAAGCGCGGGAGCACCGTGACGCTCGTCGTCTCGCGGGGGCCCGCGCCCGTCACGGTCACGTCCGTCGTCGGCATCACCGTCGAGGCCGCCCAGGACCAGCTCACGCCGGACGCCCTGACGGTCGAGGCCACCGAGGCGCACCACGACACCGTCCCCGCCGGACGGATCATCGACCAGACGCCCTCGGCCGGCGAGACCGCGCACCGGGGTGACGTCGTCACGGTGACCGTGTCGGCGGGACCGGAGCCCGTCGTGGTCCCCAACGTCGTCCAGACCGACTTCGCGCAGGCCAAGCAGCAGCTCGAGGCCGCGGGCTTCAAGGTCGACCGCAAGAACTCGTGGGGCGGGCTCATCGGTCGGGTCGTCGCCCAGAGCGTGGACGGTGGCCAGACCGCACCGAAGGGCGCCACCATCACGCTCACCGTCGTCTG